From the genome of Candidatus Hydrogenedentota bacterium:
GCTTCGGTGCCGGGCATCCGGTTCGACGCGCAGGGTGTGTGCAACTACTGCCACATTCATGACCGTCTGCTCGTGGAATTTCCCACCGGCGAGGAAGGCGCGCGCATTTTGCAGGAAATCGCCGCCAAGATCCGCAAGGCCGGCAAGGGCCGCAAGTACGATTGCGTTGTCGGCGTCAGCGGCGGGCGCGACACCTCCTATTGCCTTTATTACACGAAGGAGATCATGAATCTGCGCCCGCTCGCGGTGCATTTCGACAACGGCTGGGATTCCGAGACGGCCAAGACGAATCTAAGCCGCGTGTGCGACGCGCTCGATGTGGACCTGCACACGATCATCATGGACTGGCCGGAGTCGCGCGAACTCACGAACTGCACAATCCGCGCCTGCGTGCCCTATATTGACCTTACCGACGACGTCGGCATCGCCAGCGCGCTATATCGAACGGCCGCGAAGGAAAACGTCCGGTATATCATCCTCAGCCACTCGTTTCGCGAAGAAGGCATCACGCCGCTCGCGTGGAACTACATGGACGCGCGCTACACCCGCGCGCTCATCAAACGCTTCTGCGCCATACCCCTCGTTCACTTTAAAAACGTGGACATCCACCACATGCTCTACTGGAGCCTTGTTAAAGGCATCCGGATTGTCAACATCACGAACTACTACGACGACACGGGCGACAAAATCGAGAAACTGCTGACGGATCGTTTCGGTTGGATTGACACCGGCCAGCACCACATGGACAACGAGATGTTCGCGCTCGTCTATTACTACGCGCGCCACAAGTTCGGGTTCGACTGGCGCATCGTCGAGCTGGCCGCCAAGGTCCGGACCGGCGTCGTTTCCCGCGACGAGGCGCTCCAGGCCCTTCAGACGATCCCCTTCTTTGAGAACGAGGAACTTGTCAATTACTGTCTCAAGAAACAGGGATTTTCCCGCGAGGAATTCGATCGGATTCTTGCCGCGCCCAACAAGTATTTTTACGACTATCCAACGTATTACCCGTTGCTGCGGTTCATGCGCCTGCCCATCAAACTGCTGTGCCGGGCGCACGTCTTCCCCGCGCATGCCTATGAGAAATACTTCGAGGCAATTTGACCGCGTGCGTCGCGATTCGTGGGCCGGCTGTAAGCCGCGAGCCAGGAATACGGCGAGGAGGCCGCGTCTATATTGCCGCTTTGTTTGGAGCTGAATCATAGATAACCACCAGCTTTGCCGGCGAGAATCCATCAGGTTCCACCGTTCCGGCGGCATTTCTCGTGCTCGTGCGCGTAATCGTAATCGAAACAAGGGGTTACGACATCTTTGATCGCTTGCGTGATTATTCAAGAGAACTTATTGTCATTCCCCGCGGGGGAACCCCGATGTCTTATAATAAGTTGTTATTATAGTAGCAATATATTATAAATACAATACAAATAAATTATCACATAACTCAAAAATGAGTATTTGAGGACTCGATTACGATGACGATAACGGGCAAGAGCACGAACCTTCTGGCCTTCCTCAAGTCACCAGTTCTACTGGGGGCGGCTGAATTTCCGATTCGGCACTGACATGGTCAATTGAGACGAATCGGAATTCGGCGTTACGCGTTCGAGTGGGCGGAGACGTTCTCGCGATCCTGGGGTGTGTACGGGCAGAATGCAAGACAGACTGTCCAAACGGTCGCGCCGGGGCGTTATTTGTGTTTCAGGAGCAAGGTTTCGGCCTGGTGGATGAGATCCTCGCGGAAATCGGGGTGGGCGATGCCGGCAAGCAGTTCGGCGCGTTCCCAGAGGTTGCGTCCCCGCAGGTTCACGATGCCGTATTCGGTGCAGACGTAATGGACGCAACTGCGCGGGGTGGTCACGACCGTGCCGGGCGCGAACGACGCCACGATGCGCGACACCACGGTTCCGTCCTTTCGTGTATACGTCGAGGGGGTGCAAAGGATGGCCTTTCCGCCTTTCGAGATGCCCGCGCCCAGCACGAAATCGAGCTGGCCGCCCGTTCCGCTGATGGTGCGGTTGACCACGCATTCCGAATTGACCTGCCCGTACAGGTCAACTTCAAGGCACCCGTTCACCGAAATGAAATTTTCATGTTGTCCGATGATCCACGGGTTGTTTGTGTAACTGGCCGTGCACATGTACACATCGGGGCAATCGCGCACAAATTCCACCAGTCGCTTGGGGCCAAGCACGAAACTGGCCGTAATCAAGCCCTTGTCCACGGCTTTCTTCACGCCATTGATTTTGCCCGCCTCGTAGAGCGTCATGATGCCTTCCGGCAGCATTTCGGTCTGCACGCCCAAATCCTTGAGATCGGAATGGGCAATTAGGTTGGCGACGGCGTTGGGCACGCTGCCGTAACCGATCTGGATGCAGGCGCCGTTTGGGATTTCGCGCGCGACAAAGTCCGCAATCTTGGCGTCGGTGTCGGTGGATGGCGGACTTGGAATGTCGAGAACCGGCGGGTTGTCGCCCTCGATGATGTAATCCACCTCAGAAATATGGATGCGGCGGTGTTCATCGCCGCGGAAGGGGGTATACGTCTCGTTGATTTCGGCCATGAAACATTTGGCCGTGTCCACGTCGGCCTTGGCCAGCGCCGGCGACGGGAAAAAGTACAGGTAACCGTCGTCGTCGGGCGGGCTGACCATGAAGGAAGCGATATCCGTGTGCATGTCGCCGGCCCGGAATATTGTTTCATAATGACCGAGACGCGAAGGAATCGGCGAACAGCAGGCGTCGGGGACGATGTTTTCGAAGGGTCCCTTGAACAGCGAGTTCAATCGGAACGACTTGCCGGAGGAATCGGCCATGAATACCTGCATCGGGGGGGCAAGGCGGAGTTCGCTGCGGATGGTCACGTTTTCCAACTCGCCGGCCCGCTTCGCCAGCGCCGCGTCGAGATATTGCGAACTCGCGTTGAACGCATAATAGTCCACGGTGTCGCCCGACTTGACCATGGCCGCGGCTTCATCGGCGCTGATGCGCTTGCTCCGGTATTCATCCATTACACTTGACATGACTCACCCTTCCCTGATTTTTGAGTGCAAAATTCCCACGCTGCACTGCTTCCGACTGTTTTCGACCACGGCCAAAGGCCCACACCTTATTTTCCCGTATTTTCCCGTGGAAACGCAACTTTCACGCCCAGCAGACGATGATTTTTTCAAGGAGCCGTGCTATAGTGTGTTGCCTGGTATGAGAAGTACGGGTGTTCTGGCGTAGGATAAACGGACGATCGAGGGAGACGAAACGGGCATGTG
Proteins encoded in this window:
- a CDS encoding acetyl-CoA hydrolase/transferase C-terminal domain-containing protein — protein: MSSVMDEYRSKRISADEAAAMVKSGDTVDYYAFNASSQYLDAALAKRAGELENVTIRSELRLAPPMQVFMADSSGKSFRLNSLFKGPFENIVPDACCSPIPSRLGHYETIFRAGDMHTDIASFMVSPPDDDGYLYFFPSPALAKADVDTAKCFMAEINETYTPFRGDEHRRIHISEVDYIIEGDNPPVLDIPSPPSTDTDAKIADFVAREIPNGACIQIGYGSVPNAVANLIAHSDLKDLGVQTEMLPEGIMTLYEAGKINGVKKAVDKGLITASFVLGPKRLVEFVRDCPDVYMCTASYTNNPWIIGQHENFISVNGCLEVDLYGQVNSECVVNRTISGTGGQLDFVLGAGISKGGKAILCTPSTYTRKDGTVVSRIVASFAPGTVVTTPRSCVHYVCTEYGIVNLRGRNLWERAELLAGIAHPDFREDLIHQAETLLLKHK
- a CDS encoding N-acetyl sugar amidotransferase encodes the protein MTTQLCTRCIMDASVPGIRFDAQGVCNYCHIHDRLLVEFPTGEEGARILQEIAAKIRKAGKGRKYDCVVGVSGGRDTSYCLYYTKEIMNLRPLAVHFDNGWDSETAKTNLSRVCDALDVDLHTIIMDWPESRELTNCTIRACVPYIDLTDDVGIASALYRTAAKENVRYIILSHSFREEGITPLAWNYMDARYTRALIKRFCAIPLVHFKNVDIHHMLYWSLVKGIRIVNITNYYDDTGDKIEKLLTDRFGWIDTGQHHMDNEMFALVYYYARHKFGFDWRIVELAAKVRTGVVSRDEALQALQTIPFFENEELVNYCLKKQGFSREEFDRILAAPNKYFYDYPTYYPLLRFMRLPIKLLCRAHVFPAHAYEKYFEAI